In a genomic window of Blastopirellula marina:
- a CDS encoding asparagine synthase-related protein, whose translation MHNIVPIERLVNLLDPEGNALLNMSVDEAVERVGSGDPARVREIDGHFALLSKNGTIIRMARSIGRPMRYFLAKRSEGPCLVVAERIDEIYEFLKSEGLHGQFHPSYTRMVPAHHIMELALVGCPDPNPTTIRYFDPQPNQLSSNLDEIGARYIGKLAEEINGWLDSIPSEQPLGVLFSGGIDSGSVLLVLYHLLLKRGESPARLKAFTLSVENGGTDVGQAERFLAELDLSMFWEPIEAQGDDLDFRDAVRIIEDYKPLDVQAATMGLALCRGIRNRYPDWKYLIDGDGGDENLKDYPIEDNPELTIRSVLNNQMLYQEGWGVDAVKHSLTYSGGQSRGHVRSHAPAKALGFSGFSPYALPNVIEVAEGIPFIELTDWSHDELYKLKGEIVRRGVEQITGLSMPVFEKQRFQRGTISSEQFAELFPTDEMEYRRAFAQRYE comes from the coding sequence ATGCATAACATCGTCCCCATTGAACGCCTGGTAAATCTTCTCGATCCTGAGGGAAACGCCCTGCTTAACATGTCCGTTGACGAGGCGGTCGAACGCGTTGGATCGGGCGATCCAGCACGTGTACGTGAGATTGATGGCCATTTTGCATTGCTTTCAAAGAACGGTACGATCATTCGCATGGCGCGATCCATTGGTCGCCCGATGCGTTACTTCCTGGCGAAGCGATCCGAAGGCCCGTGCCTGGTTGTCGCCGAGAGGATCGACGAGATCTATGAGTTTCTCAAGAGCGAGGGCCTGCACGGCCAGTTCCATCCTTCCTACACACGGATGGTTCCCGCGCACCACATTATGGAGTTAGCACTCGTCGGCTGTCCCGATCCCAATCCGACGACCATCCGCTACTTTGATCCTCAGCCGAACCAGCTAAGCAGCAACTTAGACGAAATCGGAGCACGGTACATCGGTAAACTGGCGGAGGAGATCAACGGTTGGCTCGATTCAATTCCATCCGAGCAGCCACTTGGCGTTCTCTTTTCCGGGGGAATCGATAGTGGCTCTGTACTCTTGGTACTGTACCATTTGCTTCTCAAACGAGGCGAGTCCCCAGCTCGCCTAAAAGCATTCACCTTAAGCGTCGAGAATGGTGGCACCGATGTGGGTCAAGCCGAACGTTTCCTTGCTGAACTTGACTTGAGCATGTTTTGGGAACCGATAGAGGCCCAAGGAGACGACCTCGATTTCCGAGACGCCGTTCGAATCATCGAAGATTACAAGCCGCTCGATGTTCAAGCGGCAACGATGGGGCTGGCGTTATGCCGTGGCATCCGCAACCGTTATCCAGATTGGAAGTACTTGATCGATGGAGACGGAGGTGACGAGAACCTCAAAGATTACCCAATCGAGGACAACCCAGAGCTCACCATCCGCAGTGTGTTGAATAATCAGATGCTTTACCAGGAAGGTTGGGGAGTGGATGCCGTGAAACATTCTCTGACCTATTCCGGAGGGCAAAGTCGTGGACATGTTCGATCGCATGCCCCGGCGAAGGCGCTGGGATTTAGCGGATTTAGCCCGTATGCGTTGCCAAATGTGATTGAAGTCGCCGAAGGCATTCCGTTCATCGAACTTACCGATTGGAGCCATGACGAGCTATACAAGCTAAAAGGGGAAATCGTCCGCCGAGGTGTTGAGCAGATCACGGGATTGTCGATGCCAGTCTTCGAGAAACAACGTTTCCAACGCGGCACCATTTCTAGCGAGCAATTCGCGGAGCTATTTCCGACCGACGAAATGGAATACCGTCGAGCTTTCGCGCAACGTTATGAGTAA
- a CDS encoding xylose operon transcription regulator XylR, whose amino-acid sequence MTDQVIRRVAVLIETDDTWGRSVVRAIGKYASEHRWRLLIAPRDAQQRLRLPRKWQGDGVIAHMRTRTLVTHLRRAALPTVDVSIMFPKEDWVGRVITDDHVRSEMAVNHFRERGIEHFACYSPMMGRYSPQREAFFTQAVQDAGYKCETFRAKGVREGWSIDPAAVINWLSKLKRPLGLFASDPYPARQIADICESAGLRIPDEIAILAGDDDDLICNLGFPSLSAVQLACGTLGKSAAALLTRLMDGDPIPAEATKIPPLQVCPRHSTDVMAINDPELQAILRYVQENVAQGIQVKQVLRKFAISRRNLEQRFRSELGRSPAELIRSLRLDMAKRMLIETDLSIAEASRLCGFTSKAHFSVSFHQQFGTPPSIWRTQFAQT is encoded by the coding sequence ATGACCGATCAAGTTATACGCCGCGTGGCGGTGCTGATTGAAACAGACGATACTTGGGGCAGAAGTGTCGTTCGAGCGATCGGAAAGTACGCGTCCGAACATCGCTGGCGTCTACTGATCGCTCCACGAGATGCTCAGCAACGGCTACGGTTGCCGCGTAAGTGGCAAGGCGACGGAGTCATCGCCCATATGCGAACGCGCACTTTGGTGACGCATCTGCGGCGAGCAGCGTTGCCAACCGTCGATGTTTCGATCATGTTTCCCAAGGAAGACTGGGTGGGGCGGGTGATCACTGACGACCACGTTCGCTCAGAGATGGCCGTCAATCATTTTCGAGAGCGAGGGATCGAGCACTTCGCCTGTTACTCGCCGATGATGGGGCGTTACTCACCGCAGCGAGAAGCCTTCTTCACGCAGGCGGTTCAGGATGCTGGCTACAAGTGCGAAACGTTTCGAGCCAAAGGTGTCCGCGAAGGTTGGTCTATCGATCCGGCTGCGGTGATCAACTGGCTATCAAAGCTAAAACGTCCATTGGGCTTATTTGCTTCGGATCCCTATCCTGCGCGCCAGATCGCGGATATCTGTGAGTCGGCTGGGCTTCGTATTCCGGACGAAATTGCCATTCTTGCTGGTGACGACGACGATTTGATCTGTAATCTTGGCTTCCCGAGCTTATCCGCCGTTCAATTGGCTTGTGGAACGTTAGGAAAATCGGCCGCGGCATTGCTTACACGGTTGATGGATGGGGATCCAATTCCGGCAGAGGCCACAAAGATTCCTCCCCTTCAAGTGTGCCCGCGTCATTCAACGGACGTTATGGCGATCAACGATCCCGAACTTCAGGCAATCCTTCGGTATGTTCAGGAGAACGTTGCTCAAGGAATTCAGGTCAAACAGGTCCTTCGAAAGTTCGCGATCTCGCGGCGAAATTTGGAGCAGCGATTCCGCTCGGAATTGGGCCGTTCACCCGCCGAGCTGATTCGTAGCTTACGACTTGATATGGCGAAGCGAATGTTGATCGAAACGGACCTCTCAATCGCTGAAGCCAGTCGCCTGTGTGGCTTCACTTCGAAAGCTCACTTCTCAGTCTCTTTTCATCAGCAGTTTGGCACACCGCCAAGCATCTGGCGTACGCAGTTTGCCCAGACGTAA
- a CDS encoding DUF1611 domain-containing protein: MASSPSQSNASEAVKRLPGEANTNFEDHRRIVLLTDGYSNPFVAKTAISLLRYRTSDIAAVLAGQTETKTAQKLLGAGGDVPVVASLSEVPDADAVYIGIAPPGGKLPDTWRPVLLEAIRRGIDVISGLHDFVTEDAEYRATAATSGSRLCDVRKNRFKNVATGQPFRPDCLRILTVGHDCSVGKMVVSLEVQRALQQQGLDATFLATGQTGIMISGRGIPVDCVVSDFVNGAVESFVRDNQQHDIQLIEGQGSISHPSFSAVTLGLLHGSAPQGLIYCYEAGRNEVKGLSSIPIPSHRELIRAYEVAANLRAPCRVIGIAANTRNLTSEEAGEELTQIRREFQLPVCDVYRTGPEPLVQAVKRLQEAVVNV, translated from the coding sequence ATGGCATCGTCTCCCTCACAATCAAATGCTTCCGAAGCTGTAAAACGTTTGCCGGGCGAGGCGAACACAAACTTTGAGGACCATCGGCGAATCGTTCTACTAACTGATGGTTACTCGAATCCATTCGTCGCAAAGACAGCAATCAGCTTGCTCCGCTATCGAACATCCGACATCGCAGCGGTATTGGCAGGCCAAACCGAAACTAAGACCGCTCAGAAACTTCTCGGAGCTGGTGGCGATGTCCCGGTTGTGGCAAGCTTGAGTGAAGTTCCTGACGCCGATGCCGTGTACATTGGCATTGCCCCTCCCGGAGGGAAATTGCCGGATACTTGGCGTCCGGTTCTACTTGAAGCGATCCGTCGCGGCATCGATGTCATTTCTGGACTACACGACTTCGTCACAGAGGATGCCGAGTACCGTGCCACAGCGGCGACAAGTGGCTCCCGTCTTTGCGACGTTAGGAAGAATCGCTTCAAAAATGTCGCAACGGGTCAGCCGTTTCGTCCCGATTGCCTCCGCATTCTGACCGTCGGACATGATTGCAGCGTGGGCAAAATGGTCGTCTCCCTGGAAGTTCAACGCGCACTACAGCAACAAGGACTCGACGCGACTTTCTTAGCGACTGGACAAACAGGAATCATGATCTCGGGTCGCGGTATTCCGGTCGACTGTGTCGTCTCTGATTTTGTAAATGGCGCCGTCGAGTCGTTTGTTCGCGACAATCAACAGCACGATATTCAATTGATTGAAGGTCAGGGAAGTATCTCGCACCCCTCTTTCTCGGCGGTAACGCTTGGCTTGCTTCATGGGTCCGCCCCGCAAGGGCTAATCTACTGCTATGAAGCTGGGAGGAATGAAGTGAAAGGGCTATCCAGTATTCCCATCCCTTCCCACCGCGAGCTTATTCGCGCGTACGAGGTTGCCGCCAACCTTCGAGCCCCTTGTCGCGTCATCGGGATCGCCGCGAATACAAGAAACCTTACCTCCGAAGAAGCGGGCGAAGAACTAACGCAAATCCGCAGAGAGTTTCAACTTCCGGTATGCGATGTCTATCGAACCGGACCGGAACCATTGGTCCAAGCTGTCAAACGCTTACAAGAGGCAGTAGTCAACGTATGA
- a CDS encoding radical SAM protein produces MSKPSQRLTDAEILAYRPPKNKVTADQPYAYLVEKERAANGTIVDVATLFLTNRECPFRCLMCDLWKNTTDTSVPVGAITNQIDFALSELPPASQIKLYNSGNFFDAKAIPSADLEGIACRMQSFDHVIVENHPRLCGDACRTFSKLLAETTLEVALGLETVDPQVLPRLNKQMTLDDYARAVERLLSAGISVRSFILLKAPFQTEEQGIEWALRSIEFAVGLGVGCCAVIPTREGNGIMEQLRSLGHYAPPTLSSLEQVMTEGLRLVGNRGRLFVDLWDLKQFASCQRCVGKRSNRLAEMNLQQQSLPPVACKCSELTT; encoded by the coding sequence ATGAGTAAGCCTTCCCAACGTCTTACCGACGCCGAGATCCTGGCATATCGCCCGCCGAAAAACAAGGTAACGGCTGATCAGCCTTACGCTTACCTTGTCGAAAAGGAGCGGGCTGCTAACGGTACGATTGTCGACGTAGCGACCTTGTTTCTGACAAATCGTGAATGTCCGTTTCGTTGCTTGATGTGCGATCTGTGGAAAAATACCACCGACACGAGTGTCCCTGTCGGTGCGATTACCAATCAGATCGATTTCGCCTTGAGCGAATTACCGCCTGCGTCGCAAATCAAGCTATACAACAGTGGCAACTTCTTCGACGCAAAAGCAATCCCGTCCGCCGACCTAGAGGGAATTGCATGCAGGATGCAGTCCTTCGACCATGTTATTGTCGAAAACCATCCTCGACTTTGCGGTGATGCCTGTCGAACTTTCAGCAAGCTACTCGCGGAAACGACTCTCGAAGTTGCCCTTGGACTCGAAACCGTTGACCCGCAAGTATTACCACGGCTCAACAAGCAAATGACGCTCGATGATTACGCGCGGGCAGTGGAACGTTTGCTATCCGCTGGGATCTCAGTGCGAAGTTTTATCCTGCTTAAAGCACCATTTCAAACCGAAGAGCAAGGCATCGAATGGGCCCTTCGCTCCATCGAATTCGCCGTCGGTCTGGGTGTCGGTTGTTGTGCCGTCATCCCAACCCGCGAAGGCAACGGAATCATGGAGCAACTACGATCACTCGGTCACTATGCGCCTCCTACGTTATCGTCGCTTGAACAGGTCATGACCGAAGGCTTGCGGCTCGTTGGTAATCGCGGCCGTCTTTTTGTCGATCTCTGGGATCTGAAGCAATTCGCTTCATGTCAACGATGTGTGGGGAAACGCAGTAATCGTCTTGCGGAAATGAATCTTCAACAGCAGTCACTTCCCCCGGTGGCATGCAAATGCAGTGAGTTAACGACGTGA
- a CDS encoding dipeptide epimerase — protein MSLHRIDLPLKRTFTISRESMDCQHSLIVVLEHDGMFGFGEVTENAYYGHTLDAIETALYSAKPWLSRYIAEFPEAVWPDAEAALNERFALSALDMAAHDLWARRNGERLYETWGLSWRHIPTSSYTIGIDDIDTMVAKLQEMPGWDVYKIKLGTPNDIEIVTELRRHSDARFRVDANCAWTVSQTIENSQQMASLGVEFIEQPLPPTASDADRLEVYANSALPIIADENCQVESDVAKCHGLFHGVNVKICKCGGLTPAKRMLVRAKQLGMKTMVGCMVESSIGISGAAHLAPLLDYADLDGAVLLREEPATGVVIDRGQIQLPPGLGSGGGWKSSVLTPSPTTV, from the coding sequence ATGAGCTTGCATCGAATTGACCTTCCCCTGAAGCGAACGTTCACCATCTCGCGCGAGTCGATGGACTGCCAACATAGTCTGATCGTTGTACTCGAACATGACGGAATGTTCGGGTTTGGGGAAGTGACGGAAAACGCCTATTATGGTCACACGCTCGACGCGATCGAAACGGCTCTCTATTCGGCGAAGCCATGGTTATCACGCTACATTGCAGAATTCCCAGAAGCAGTCTGGCCTGATGCCGAGGCTGCGTTGAACGAACGATTCGCACTCTCGGCTCTCGATATGGCTGCTCACGACTTGTGGGCTCGACGAAATGGCGAGCGCCTTTACGAGACTTGGGGGCTTTCCTGGCGACATATCCCAACTTCCAGCTATACGATCGGTATCGATGATATCGATACGATGGTTGCCAAGCTACAGGAAATGCCTGGTTGGGATGTCTACAAAATCAAGCTCGGTACGCCAAACGACATTGAAATCGTTACCGAACTGCGGAGGCACAGTGATGCCCGTTTTCGGGTCGACGCCAACTGTGCATGGACCGTTTCGCAAACCATCGAGAACTCGCAGCAGATGGCGTCGCTAGGCGTTGAATTCATCGAACAACCGTTGCCCCCAACCGCATCGGATGCTGATCGACTTGAAGTTTACGCGAACTCTGCCTTGCCAATCATCGCGGACGAGAACTGCCAAGTCGAATCAGACGTTGCAAAATGCCACGGCCTATTCCATGGTGTAAACGTCAAGATTTGCAAGTGCGGCGGTCTTACGCCGGCCAAACGAATGCTGGTGCGTGCCAAACAGCTTGGCATGAAGACGATGGTTGGCTGCATGGTCGAAAGCTCGATCGGAATCAGTGGTGCCGCTCATTTAGCCCCGTTATTGGACTATGCCGATTTGGATGGCGCTGTGCTACTTCGAGAGGAGCCAGCAACGGGCGTCGTCATCGATCGCGGACAAATTCAACTTCCGCCCGGACTCGGTTCTGGCGGTGGTTGGAAATCGAGTGTGCTTACTCCCTCCCCGACAACGGTATAA
- a CDS encoding serine hydrolase, whose product MLKHSSFIFRMLLVTLSVILTMQGTHSNGQEPANPQGTSKTTPVDYGPAIAKLKAAAQYELDQHDLPALSISLVDDDQVIWADGFGFQDADKKVPASKRTIYRVGSVSKLFTDIAVMQFVEEGSLDLEAPVQQYLPDFHPENPYETPITLRQLMSHRSGLVREPPVGNYFDPTEPTLAETIASLNNTTLVYPPNTKTKYSNAAVSVVGAALEKKAGVPFERRIEQCLLNPLEMPNSSFDRPANQEDFLATGWMWTYDGRRFEAPTFSLGTGPAGNFYSNVVDLSQLLICLFQDGKTPVGPILKPETLNHMITPTMDEHGAENRDFGIGFHIQKLDNYTKVGHGGAIYGFSTQFEALPERKLGVAAASSLDGTNNIVRQLVDYALRLMIATQDGQPLPEYPKTAALATERAKSLVGAYGREGTSEILKISELNGDVFLDQGVFRRQLRATSSDGAIVTDDPFGYGSPLVPHGSTGVKYGDTVYERLPDEPPVASPDRWDGLIGEYGWDHNTLYILEKDGQLHALIEWFYDYPLTEISPNVFAFPDYGLYHGEKLFFSRDETGSATEVRAAEISFKRRPVGTKHGDTFKIDPVRPIEELRPIALAASPPNEPGDFVEADLVELISLDPTIKLDIRYATTNNFMGAVMYQQPQAFMQRPAAEALVRVHQRLKERGLGLLIHDAYRPWFVTKMFWDATPASMQDFVANPANGSRHNRGCAADLTLYDLATGKPIEMVATYDEFSPRSFPMYPGGTSRQRWYRQFLRVSMEPENFTIYPLEWWHFDYQDWSKYRIGNATFEELTK is encoded by the coding sequence ATGCTGAAGCATTCGTCTTTCATATTTCGCATGCTGCTAGTGACGCTTTCGGTGATTTTGACCATGCAGGGAACACATTCCAACGGGCAAGAGCCCGCCAATCCGCAGGGCACATCCAAGACCACGCCAGTCGATTACGGACCGGCCATCGCCAAACTGAAAGCCGCAGCACAATATGAGCTAGACCAGCACGACTTACCAGCATTGTCGATCTCGCTGGTCGATGACGATCAAGTCATTTGGGCCGACGGATTCGGCTTTCAAGATGCCGACAAAAAGGTCCCAGCCAGCAAGCGAACCATCTACCGGGTTGGTTCCGTTTCAAAATTGTTCACCGATATCGCCGTGATGCAATTTGTTGAAGAAGGATCACTTGACCTGGAAGCGCCGGTTCAGCAGTACTTACCCGACTTTCATCCTGAAAATCCATACGAAACGCCAATCACTCTCCGTCAATTGATGTCGCATCGCTCTGGCCTGGTACGCGAACCACCGGTCGGAAACTACTTTGATCCGACCGAACCAACCCTGGCCGAAACGATTGCCAGCTTGAATAATACAACACTGGTCTACCCTCCCAACACGAAAACTAAATACTCCAACGCGGCTGTGTCGGTTGTTGGCGCCGCTCTCGAAAAAAAGGCGGGTGTTCCCTTCGAGCGAAGAATCGAGCAATGCTTGCTCAATCCGCTGGAAATGCCCAACAGCAGTTTCGATCGTCCAGCGAACCAGGAAGACTTCCTAGCTACCGGATGGATGTGGACCTATGATGGCCGTCGATTCGAGGCACCGACGTTCTCGCTCGGCACTGGTCCCGCTGGCAACTTCTATTCCAATGTGGTCGACCTCTCCCAGCTTTTGATCTGTCTTTTTCAAGATGGCAAGACACCCGTTGGACCGATCTTGAAGCCTGAAACCTTGAATCACATGATTACACCGACGATGGACGAGCATGGTGCTGAGAACCGTGACTTCGGAATCGGTTTTCACATCCAGAAGTTGGATAACTATACAAAGGTTGGTCACGGCGGGGCAATCTACGGTTTTTCTACCCAGTTCGAGGCTTTGCCAGAACGCAAGTTAGGAGTCGCCGCAGCGTCCTCTTTGGATGGAACGAACAATATTGTTCGTCAGCTGGTCGATTATGCCTTGCGATTGATGATCGCGACTCAAGATGGCCAGCCGTTACCGGAGTACCCAAAGACGGCCGCACTGGCAACAGAACGTGCCAAGTCGCTTGTGGGAGCCTACGGGAGAGAAGGAACCTCAGAGATCCTCAAGATTTCGGAACTGAACGGCGACGTGTTTCTCGATCAGGGGGTATTCCGCCGCCAACTCCGCGCAACTTCGTCCGATGGAGCCATCGTTACCGACGATCCATTCGGTTACGGCAGTCCGCTCGTTCCACATGGCTCGACCGGGGTCAAATACGGTGACACAGTCTACGAGCGACTACCCGACGAACCGCCCGTTGCTAGCCCGGATCGTTGGGACGGATTGATCGGCGAATACGGCTGGGATCACAACACCTTGTATATCCTTGAGAAGGATGGACAACTCCACGCGTTAATCGAATGGTTCTACGATTACCCGCTCACTGAAATCAGCCCGAATGTTTTTGCCTTCCCTGACTACGGTTTGTATCACGGTGAAAAGTTGTTCTTCTCCCGCGACGAAACAGGGAGTGCCACCGAGGTTAGGGCGGCTGAGATATCTTTCAAGCGTCGACCTGTTGGCACGAAGCATGGCGATACCTTTAAGATCGATCCAGTGCGACCGATCGAAGAGCTACGCCCCATTGCGCTGGCTGCCTCGCCACCGAACGAGCCTGGCGACTTTGTTGAGGCCGACTTAGTCGAACTGATTTCCTTAGATCCGACGATCAAGCTCGACATTCGCTATGCCACCACCAACAATTTCATGGGCGCCGTCATGTATCAGCAGCCCCAAGCATTCATGCAGCGTCCTGCCGCGGAAGCCCTGGTGCGTGTGCATCAGCGGTTAAAGGAACGCGGCCTGGGGTTACTTATACACGACGCCTATCGTCCCTGGTTTGTCACCAAAATGTTTTGGGATGCGACTCCTGCTTCCATGCAAGACTTCGTTGCCAATCCCGCGAATGGATCGCGTCACAATCGAGGATGTGCGGCGGATTTAACGCTTTATGATCTCGCTACTGGCAAGCCCATTGAAATGGTCGCGACTTACGATGAGTTCTCGCCCCGGTCCTTTCCAATGTATCCTGGCGGCACGTCTCGCCAGCGCTGGTATCGTCAATTCCTTCGCGTGTCGATGGAGCCGGAGAACTTCACCATTTATCCCTTGGAATGGTGGCACTTCGACTATCAAGACTGGAGCAAGTACCGTATTGGGAACGCAACATTTGAAGAACTAACCAAATAA
- a CDS encoding serine hydrolase, whose product MNLTRLWATQFVAFALLAMTTKITLADAPADLLLKGGRVVDGTGAPWFQADVLIDDGKIVEIGHVEPESAKRVIDATGLVVAPGFIDMMGQSATPLLEDPNTGINVLTQGITTINCGEGASAAPLSDKELETRGWTTMAEYFQLLDMKGMPVNVVQTVGHTQIRRLVLGDVDRRPNDEELARMMAYVDEAMDAGAIGLSTALIYPPAVYAQTKEIAALASVAGKHGGRYYTHMRNEGDMLIEAIDEAIAIGDEAGVPVHIFHLKAAGRQNWGKMQLAIARIQAARDEGKQVTADVYPYINNGLGIAALIHPRHFAMGRENLYQKLKTDQALRDEIKQEMLTTDGWENWFRHVGHDWSKVVVGTPGKGDYNEFAGSSIAEIAQTKGEDPWDTFFNLVGSGAFVMPQSMTDANLILKMQQEFISFCTDVGPVHDRGGASHPRGFGAFPRMVSRYVRDLGAISLEEAVSKASASAANNVMAYDRGRISEGLAADIIVFDYDNLTENATFANPHEISTGMKFVIVNGEVVLDEGKFTGARPGRVLRGPGYQSDKAPYAIATGKELQETKALDEAVQSAMKEYSIPGAAIAVTHHGKLVYARGFGYADLGAREPVQPESLFRLASISKPITAVAIMQLIEQGKLSMDDKVFEILKYEPILEGEAKFDKRLNDITIRHLLQHRGGWDRDKSFDAMFRSVDFANLAQMPPPADCDAIIRVMLGKPLDFDPGERYAYSNLGYCILGRVIEELSGEAYDNYVKNHVLHPIGATEMRIGATHLPGRADGEVRYYDPGFSRSVFAKNLGQQVPNAYGAWYLESMDSHGAWISSAIDLARFGTCLDQPDNCPILTAESIELMFTPAPNETDRNGRHYVSGWSVNTDDNGLKSVGHGGSLPGTNTSLTRREDGKNVVILLNARTSGTTNRLINILNERVHNAVDHIENWPEINLFEPTR is encoded by the coding sequence ATGAACCTGACTCGACTTTGGGCTACTCAATTCGTGGCCTTTGCTCTCTTGGCTATGACTACGAAGATCACCCTCGCCGACGCGCCCGCCGATTTGTTGCTGAAGGGAGGACGCGTGGTCGATGGAACGGGGGCACCTTGGTTCCAAGCGGACGTCTTGATCGACGACGGAAAGATTGTCGAGATTGGGCATGTTGAACCAGAATCAGCCAAGCGCGTCATCGACGCCACCGGACTAGTCGTCGCCCCAGGCTTCATTGACATGATGGGACAATCGGCCACACCTCTCTTGGAAGATCCCAATACGGGCATCAACGTTCTAACCCAGGGAATCACGACCATCAACTGCGGTGAAGGTGCCTCGGCAGCGCCACTTTCCGACAAGGAGTTGGAGACTCGCGGCTGGACCACTATGGCGGAATACTTTCAGCTGTTGGATATGAAAGGGATGCCCGTCAACGTAGTGCAAACCGTCGGCCATACGCAGATTCGCCGACTTGTTCTGGGGGACGTCGACCGTCGTCCGAATGACGAAGAACTTGCTCGTATGATGGCGTACGTTGACGAGGCAATGGATGCCGGAGCGATTGGTCTCTCGACAGCGTTAATCTATCCACCAGCCGTCTATGCACAAACCAAGGAAATTGCTGCCCTTGCCTCTGTGGCCGGAAAGCATGGGGGTCGCTATTACACCCACATGCGGAACGAAGGGGACATGCTGATCGAAGCGATCGACGAAGCTATTGCAATCGGCGATGAAGCGGGTGTTCCGGTTCACATCTTTCATCTCAAAGCGGCCGGTCGTCAGAATTGGGGCAAAATGCAACTGGCGATCGCCCGCATTCAAGCCGCTCGTGACGAAGGTAAACAGGTTACTGCCGATGTCTACCCCTATATCAACAACGGACTTGGAATCGCCGCGTTGATTCATCCTCGCCATTTTGCGATGGGGCGAGAAAACCTTTATCAAAAGCTGAAGACCGATCAGGCTTTGCGGGACGAGATCAAGCAAGAGATGCTGACAACCGACGGCTGGGAAAACTGGTTCCGCCACGTCGGGCACGACTGGAGCAAGGTTGTGGTGGGAACCCCTGGTAAAGGTGACTACAACGAGTTTGCTGGTAGCAGCATCGCTGAAATCGCCCAGACCAAAGGTGAAGATCCGTGGGATACATTCTTCAACTTGGTCGGTAGCGGAGCATTCGTCATGCCGCAGAGCATGACCGATGCGAATTTGATTCTGAAGATGCAACAAGAGTTTATCTCTTTCTGCACCGATGTTGGGCCAGTTCATGATCGGGGAGGGGCTTCGCACCCACGAGGGTTCGGAGCTTTCCCACGCATGGTTTCCCGGTATGTTCGTGATCTGGGTGCCATCTCGTTGGAAGAGGCCGTTTCGAAGGCGAGTGCCTCGGCCGCGAACAATGTCATGGCTTACGACCGGGGACGCATCTCAGAGGGACTCGCCGCCGACATCATCGTATTCGACTACGATAATCTGACGGAGAACGCCACCTTCGCCAATCCTCACGAGATTTCAACTGGAATGAAATTCGTCATTGTTAACGGTGAGGTCGTATTGGACGAGGGGAAGTTCACAGGCGCTCGACCTGGCCGAGTCTTGCGTGGCCCTGGCTATCAAAGTGATAAGGCCCCGTATGCGATTGCTACCGGCAAAGAATTACAGGAAACAAAAGCCCTGGATGAGGCCGTCCAGTCAGCAATGAAAGAGTATTCGATTCCGGGGGCAGCAATAGCAGTGACCCATCACGGCAAATTGGTTTACGCTCGCGGATTCGGGTATGCCGACTTGGGAGCTCGTGAACCAGTTCAACCAGAAAGTCTTTTTCGCCTGGCAAGTATTTCCAAGCCGATCACCGCAGTCGCCATCATGCAACTGATCGAGCAAGGCAAACTTTCAATGGACGATAAGGTATTCGAGATACTGAAATATGAACCTATCTTGGAGGGTGAAGCAAAGTTCGACAAACGCTTGAACGACATTACCATTCGCCATCTGCTTCAACACCGCGGAGGATGGGATCGGGATAAGTCATTCGACGCCATGTTCCGTTCGGTCGATTTTGCAAACCTCGCTCAAATGCCACCTCCGGCCGACTGCGACGCAATTATTCGTGTGATGCTTGGCAAACCACTCGACTTCGATCCTGGCGAGCGATATGCCTACTCCAATCTCGGGTACTGCATCTTAGGTCGAGTCATTGAGGAACTGTCCGGCGAAGCGTACGACAACTATGTGAAGAATCACGTTCTCCATCCCATCGGTGCCACGGAAATGCGAATCGGAGCGACTCACTTACCGGGCCGAGCCGATGGCGAAGTTCGCTACTATGATCCGGGATTCAGTCGATCCGTTTTCGCGAAGAATCTAGGACAACAGGTTCCCAACGCCTATGGAGCGTGGTACCTCGAATCGATGGACTCGCACGGGGCCTGGATTTCCTCAGCGATTGATCTCGCCAGATTTGGAACCTGTCTTGATCAACCAGACAATTGTCCGATTCTCACTGCCGAATCGATCGAATTGATGTTTACTCCCGCACCGAATGAGACAGACCGTAACGGCAGACACTATGTCTCCGGTTGGAGCGTTAACACCGATGATAATGGTCTCAAATCCGTTGGACATGGTGGCTCCCTGCCAGGAACAAACACATCCCTCACGCGTCGCGAGGATGGCAAGAATGTGGTCATTCTACTAAACGCACGGACGTCCGGCACGACCAACCGCTTGATCAACATCTTGAATGAGCGGGTACACAACGCCGTGGATCACATTGAGAACTGGCCCGAAATCAACTTGTTCGAGCCGACTCGGTAG